The nucleotide window CGGCTCCACGTCGGCGCCGGTGACACCCAACCGCGCCTGGACGTACAGGTAGCCCGAGGAGATCTCGACGAGCTTCGCCAGCCGCTCGTCTTCCGTCGTCGGGGCGACGATGGAGACGAGATCCAGCCCGAACTCGTCACAGGCGCGCCGCAGCGGTCCGGCCTCCTCGGCCGGCAGGTCCGGCACGACGAACCCGGACAGCCCCGCCTCGACCGCCCGCCGCACCGCCGGACGCGGGCGTTCCTCACCGTCTTCGGTCTCGCCGTACTGGTACAGGAGGTTGTAGTACGTCATGCAGACGAGCGGCACGTCCACGTCCAGCTCCTCGACGAACTCGAAGAACCGCTCTGGGGTGATCCCGGCGTCCAACGAGCGCACGACCGCCTCCTGAATCGTCGTCCCTTCCGCGATGGGCTCCGAGAAGGGGAGTCCCAGTTCGATGGCGTCGGCACCCCCCTCGGCAAGCGCCTCCACGTACCGCAGCGAGTCCTCGTAGTTCGGGTCCCCGACCGCGAGGTACGGGACGAACGCCGGGCCGTCGCCGAACGCCGAGTCCAACTCACTCGTCATAGACCACCCGTGAACTCCGACATCTCCGGCGCGTTCTCCAGGTCGCGTTGCTCCGTCTCCTCTAGGGCGGCCGCGAGGTCCTTGTCGCCGCGCCCGGAGACGTTGACGACGACTAGATCACCCAGTTCGTCGTGGTGCTCCTCCAAGTACCCGAAGGCGTGGGCCGTCTCCAACGCCGGGATGATCCCTTCGCGCTGTGAGAGCCGGTGGAACCCTTCCAGCGCAGCGTCGTCGTCGACGTTCACGGGTGTGACGCGCCCCTCGTCGACCAGGTGGGCCAGCTCCGGCCCGACGCCGGCGTAGTCCAGCCCGGAAGAGACGGAGTGACTCTCTACGATCTGGCCGTCGCCGTCCTGGAGCAGTTTCGTCCGGGCGCCGTGGAGCACCCCCTCCGTCCCGGTCGACAGCGACGCGGAGTTGGGTGCGACCCCCTCCTCCTCGTCGACCGCCAGCGACGAGCCGCCCGCCTCGACCGCGTACAGATTCACCCCGGGGTCGTCCACGAAGTGGTGGAACGTCCCCATCGTGTTCGACCCGCCGCCGGCACACGCCAACACGCCGTCCGGGAGCCGGCCGGTCTCGCGTTGGAGCTGGTCGCGGGCCTCCTCGGAGATGATCGCGTGGAAGTCACGCACCATCACCGGGAACGGGTGCGGGCCGACGATGGAGCCGATCACGTAGTGGGTCGTCTCCACCGTCGTCGCCCAGTCGCGCATCGTCTCGGAGATGGCCTCCTTCAGCGTCCCGCGCCCGGTCGTCACCGGCACCACCTCCGCGCCGTTGATCTTCATCCGGAACACGTTGGGTCGCTGGCGGGTGATGTCCCGTTCGCCCATGTAGATCTCACACGGCATGTCCAGGTGGGCCGCGGCCATCGCCGTCGCCGTGCCGTGTTGGCCGGCGCCCGTCTCGGCGATGATCCGGTCTTTCCCCATGTACTTCGCCAGCAGGACCTGGCCGAGCGCGTTGTTCAGCTTGTGGGCGCCGCCGTGGAGCAGGTCCTCCCGTTTGAGGTAGACGTCCGTGTCGTACCGCTCCGAGAGGTTCTCCGCGTACTGGAGCGGGGTCGGTCGACCGCCGAAGTCCCGAATCCGTCGTCGGAACTCGTCTCTGAACCCGTCCTCGTTGTTCAGCACGTACCGCTCGTAGGCGTCTTCCAGTTCGCGCAGCGCCGGCATCAGCGCCTCCGGCACGTACCGACCGCCGTACTCGCCGAACTTGCCGTCGCCCGCTCGTGTGCGATCCGTCTGTGTCGTGGGTGTGTGCTCTGCGTCGCTCATCTGTCGCCCCTCGTGTCTGTCACGTCCGTCGTTTCGGCCTCCGCCGTCGTAAATCGACGGGTGTTGTCCGTCACCAGTTCGCGTGCTGCCGTCTCGTCTGTGGCCGCCTCGACCCCGTCGACGACGGCCGACCCGATCAGGAGCGCGTCCGCGCCGGCAGCCCGCATCCGTTCCGCGTCGGTCGCCGTCGACAGCCCGCTCTCGGCCAGCAGCGTCACGTCCTCGGGGGCGTCCGGCGCGACCCGCTCGAACGTCCCCAAGTCTACCTCCAAGGCCGCCAGGTCGCGGTTGTTGACGCCGATCACGGACGCGCCCGCCTCCACTGCGGCCGACAGCTCTGCCGGCGTGTGAACCTCCACCAGCGGCTCCATCCCTCGGTCGCGGGCGGCGGCGACCATCGTCGCTAGGTCGTCGGCGCCGTGGCCGGCCGCGTCCGGCTCCGGCCCCAGGAACCGCGCGATCAGTAAGACGAGGTCGGCCGCGACGGCGTCCAACTGCGACTCCCGGAGCAGGAAGTCCTTCCGCAACACCGGCACGTCGACGGCCGACCGGACGGCCCGCAAGGCGTCGACGGAGCCGCCGAAGTGGTCCGGCTCCGTCAGGACGGAGATTCCGGTCGCCCCGCCGGCGACCATCGCCTCCGCCAGCGCCGCCGGGTCGGCCTCCCGTGTCCCGTCCGTCGTCGGACTGGTCGGTTTCACCTCCGCCACCACCGGCACGCGGCCGTCCGCCTCCGTGGCCGCGACCGCCTCCGGCAGCGACCGTGCGTCGGCGACGCGTCCGGCACCCTCCCCGTGGTCTCGGTCCGCGGTCGCGGCGAGGATCGACGCGACCGCCGGCGCGAGATCCCGTGACGTGTTCATCCGTGTACGTCAGTGGCGTTATCTGTACAAAAGAGTTGCGTCGCTCGCGGGCGCGACCGCCGAACTTACGACCGGACCGACCGAACGCCGAACATGGCCGAGTTCGACCCCGAGAAGTTCGAGGAGAAGTACGCCCACTACTTCACGGAGCTCCAGCGGGCGTACAAGAACGCCTTCGAGAGCATGAACGACCAGTACGACTCGGAGCTGATCCACGGGATCGACCAACAGATCCTGAACGAGTCGGAGCCGTTCTACGACGAGGAGACCGGGTTCCGGGTGGAGCTGCCGGACGACCCGACCGAACGGCTGACGGCGGTCGTCGTCGACGACGAGAAGCTCCGGGAGACGCTGGACCGGTACGTCGACGAGATCGAGACACACCTGTACGAGGTGTTCGACATCCAGCCGCCGGAGTGACGGACGGTCGTGCCGTGGTCGTCAGTAGACGACGTTGGTGACGAGGTTCGACAGCCCGTTCCGGTCGACTTGGTCCCGGTAGTCGTCGGTGAACACGAGCCGCTGGCGGGGCCGACCCATGTCCAGTGTCACCTTCTCCGTCGTGATGACGCCCATCTCCTCCAGCTTCCCCTTCTTCCGGGAGAAGGTCGCCTTGCTGGCGAGGCCGATGTCCTCGCCCCACTTGCTCACGTCGTAGTGGAGCAGTTCGTGTTTGGCAGCGACCAACAACGACGCCATCACCTCGTCCAGCTCCGAGGTGTCGCGCGCGTCGGCCGCGCTGTCGAGCACGTGGTCGAAGTCACCCCGCGCCTCCGGGGCGAACTCCGTGTCCATCGTCTCGCGCACGGTCGTCAGCGACGGGGTGCGGAGGTCGAACGACTCGGCCGCGTCCCAGTTGCGCTCACACCAGCCGTACACGTCCGTCACGAACTCCTCGGCGCGCGTGATGGCGGTCCCCGCGGCCGTGTCCACTTGGACCGGCACGTACACCGAATCGGGGGTGGCGAACACCGTGGTGTTGTCCGTCGGTTCGCGTTCGGCGAGCGCCAGGCTGCCGGCGTCGATCAGGTCCGCGGCACGCGAGGCGACGAGGAAGTCACGCCGCACCTTCCGCAGCTCCTCGCCGACGCCGAGGACGCGCACCTCCGGGAGATCGCCGTCGTAGTCCCCGGCCGACGCGACGAGCTGTTCGACGTCGTCGGCGGTGGCGTTGGTTAGGTACACCGTCCCGTCCGCCTCGGCGAACAGGTCCGCGAGCGTTCCCTCTGGGCCGTCCGGTACGAATTCTGCACTCATTGCCGTACAGCCTCTACGCACCCATGTTACTTAATACCACTGGTGGGGACGTGTAATACATTCGTAAGTACCCGCTCCTGCATAATTGAGACTGGTAATTAACGATGTATGTCACAAGATATAAGTTCTGTCGGCTGTACCGTGGGAACATGGCACAAGGGAAGCTCGAACGGCTGCTCTCGTCGCGGCTCACAGGTGCACTGCTGGCTCGTCCCCGACTGGCGATGCTGGTCGTGTTCCTCGTCCTGTTGGTGGCGTTCCAGGGTGGGGCCGCGGCGCTGGACGGGGGGTCTGGAGGGTGTGAGTACTTCTGTATGGACACACAGGACAACTCTAGCACGAACAGCGGACCCTGACCGTCAGACGCCGTCTATCTCCTCCAGAATCGTCTCGGCCCAGTAGAGGTCTCCTTCGTGCACGACTGGTCCTCCGAATCCGTTCAGGTAGCGCTTCAGCTCAGAAAGATCTTTCATGTATATTCGAGACGTTCCCAACAGGTGTTGTGGGTCGCTGTCTTCTTCGAGCGAATCGTGCACCTCTGCACCCGTGATCCACGGCGAGGACTGCTCGATTAACAACGAGTACGTGCCGTCGTCGTTCGTCGAAATGAAGAACGCTTCCGGCACCAGGGAGTCGTTCTGTGTCAGGACGTGTGTCCCGTCGCCGACGACGGCGTAGTCTTTCGGTGTCAGCAGTTGGCCGCGGGTGTAGTCTAACGCCCGCTCGATACAGAATCCGTTCATGATGAGCCGGGCGAACGCTACCCCGACTTTCACCGCGTCGTCGTTGGTGACACTCTCGAAGGTGACGCCGCCGCCGACGCTCCCTTTCCGGACGAGCTGTCTCCCCTCCGGGAAGGAGCCACAGGCGTTGAGGAAGAACGTCTGGGCGTTCGACTCCCGGAGCGTCGACGCCGAGAAGAACCCGTTCGTACACTCCAATCCCTTCTCGTCCCGGTGGCCGATAAAGTGGACCAGATCGTTGCGCCGTTCGAAGATCCGAGCCAACTCGCTCGTCGAGACGTTCTCTCGCAGCGTCAGGTCGATGTTCAGGTCCTGTGCCCGGCGCCGGTAGTGGCCGACGATCTCCTCCGTCTCGTCGCGCATGTCCGCCTCGTCGGCGTCCGACAGCCCGAGACTCCGCTGGCCGCTGTCGTTGACGACCGCCACGACGGACAGGTCCGAATCCGGATCGTCGAGGTACTTCTGGCGGTTCTCGTACGCCTCCGGCAGCGTCTTGAACACGTCGATGGGCACCTTCTCGGCGAGCCAGCCGTGTGTCTTCCCGGGTCCGAGTGTCGGCTTGACCAGATCAACGTTGGAGATCTCCCGCGTGACACGCAGCGTCTCGTCGGTCCCTTCGACACGAGGGTGTTCCGTCGGCCCCGAGCGGCTGGGGGGACGCTCGACGGCAGACTCCGCCGGGTGGCTCTTGGTCCCATCGGCGTGCCAAGCGTTCTCCCAGTCCACGTCGTAGCCATCGTTGACGGTGAGCCGGAGCCACTCTTTCTTCGACAGCGACTCCGACTCCGGCGCGAACAGGTGCGGGACGTTCGACAGGAGGTGCGGCAGCGTCTCGACGGTGTCGTACGTCGGCGCGACGTGCATCCCGAGGTGCCACTCCGGGAAGGCGTCCCGCACGTCCGCGAACGGGACTTCGAGGTAGCGGGTGACTCGCTCCGACATCGACGCGTCGTACATCCTGTCCGTGTCGAGCCCGAGCTCGTCGCCGACCCACGAGACTGACAGCTCCCCGCCGTGTGGGCCAGCACTGCGCGCGAGACAGTCGAGGTGGAAGGTTCGCTCCAGCAACGCAGCGACATCGTGTTGATACTGCCGGCCACGTCCCAACCGTTCGATACACCCGTCTACGTCGAGGTACGGGTCGATTCCCGAGACGACCTCGAATCGTGCTCCGAGATAGTGTGCCAGCGACGCGCCGGTCGTGAGGTACGTCAAGTCCGGCGGCACGACGAGTTCGATCCCGGTGTTCGGGCGATTCTCCCGGATCGACCGCGGGACGTGTGTCGTCTCCCCGAACTCGACGTACGGCGGCTGCTCGCGCATCGATGGCCACGTCCGATCCGGCGATGTCGTGTCGTTGCCGACCGCCAGCGCCGACAGCGCCGTCGCCACCCCCTCCGGCGTCCGTTCGACGGTCACCAGCTCGTCGGGCACGTCCACGCGGCTCTCGAACCCGATGGACACCCGACGCGACTCCGGGAACTCGATCCAGGCCCGCCGGGAACTCTCTATCCGTAGCGTCGCCGGCCCGTGGAACCGGACGAACGCTCGAACCCCAGCCCCGATGCGGACCAGGTACGACTCGGCGTCGAGCTGGAGCCGGCCGTCACTCAGAGTGATCTGCTCTCCCCCCGACAACGGAATAGCGACGAGGAGGACCGGCGGGAACCCCAGTGTCGACGCCGACCCGGCCACCGTCACGTCCGGGTCGTCCGGTCCGGTGTCCTGCTCCGACAGCGCCGCCGCTACCGAAGGCGGGTCCTCGGTCCCACCCCACCCCTCCGTCTCCACTGTCACGGTGTTCTTCGCGGCGTCGACGACCCGGAAGCCACCGTTCGTCCACTGGAGGCGCACGTCTGTGCTACCGTGTAGTCGACGTATCGTACTTTTGCTTTCTTGTCTACGTATCGATTCTGATACTCTGAAAGTCTACGGCGGTGATAACTACGAATCTCCGTAAGCGGGAAGCCGACGGCGGTCGGTGTTCGGGTGTGCGAGCCTACCGTGTCGCCTACGACGGCCGCCCGTTCCACGGGTTCCAGCGCCAGCCGGACGTGTCGACCGTCGCCGACGCGTTGTTGGACGCGCTCGTCGAGTTGGACCTCCTGGCTGCCGGCGGCGACGGTCCAACCCGGCCGACTCCGCCGGGGTACGCCGCCGCCGGCCGAACGGACGCGGGCGTGTCGGCGCTGGCACAGACTGTCGCCTTCGAGGCGCCCGACTGGCTCTCGCCGCGCGCGCTGAACGCCCACCTCCCGGAGAGCGTCCGGGCGTGGGCCGTCGCCGACGCCCCCGACGCGTTCCACGCGACACACGACGCCGTCCGCCGGGCGTACGTCTACCACCTCCACGCGCCCGCAGCCGACCCCGATCGAGCACGGACGGCGGCCGCCCGCCTCTCCGGCAGTCACGACTTCCACAACCTCACCCCGGACGAGACGGGAACCCGCCGCGACCTCGACTGTCGCGTCGAGTCCGGCCGGACGCTCCGGGTCCGTGTCGCCGCCGACGGCTTCCCCCGGCAGCTCGTCCGCCGGCTCGTCGCCGTCGTTCGGGCGTTCGCCGCCGGGGAGTGCGACGACGACCGACTCGACCGACTCCTCTCGGCGACGGCCGTCGACGGTCCCGAAGGCGTCGCCCCCGCCCCGCCGGCGGCGTTGTTGCTGGCGCGGGTCGACTACCCCGAGCTCTCGTTCACCCCGAACGAGACAGCCGTCGCGGACGTGCGCCAGTTGTTCCGGGAGCGGCGTCGCCGCGGGCTGGCCAGCGCCGGCGTCGCCGACAGCGCCCTAGACGACCTGGGGTAGCCCGCGGCCGAGCGGGGCCGCTCACGGCTCTCGGACGACCGGCAGCGACTCCGGGACACGGAACGATCCCCCCAGCCAGTCGCCGGCGACGAGCGCCTCGAAGACCGCCCCCGTCGCCGGCCGCTCCCCCAGCAACGCGGCCCCGTAGGTGATCGGCTTCCCGCGGACGACCTGTCCGGACGGGAGTTCGTACGACTGTGTCGCGTAGTGGTCGGCCAGCCGCGGGACCGCGAGGTTCACTCGCGGCGGGAGTGGCCGGAACGAGACCCCGTGGTCGACGGCCATGTTGCGGTAGGCGACGGCGGCGTCGACAGAACCAGTCTCCACGAGCGCGAGCAGCTCCGTCTCCGGGACCAACTGATCCGGCGACAGCAACGCCGGGTACTCCCGCTCCCACCGCTCGGCGGCCAGCGCCAGCGCGAACAACGTCCGGTAGCCCAGTGGGTCCGCGTCCGGGTCCGTCCGGGCGAGTCGTGCCTCGTCGGCGAACAACGGGTCCAACGGCACCGGCGCGTCGCCGACCCGCCGCCCGACCGGGGTGTCCGCGTGCGCGACCACCAGCGAGTTGGCCGCGAACGCAGTGTAGCGGTCCGCGAGCCCCTCGAACAACACCGGGTCCGCCAGGACGAGCAGATCCGGCTCCCGCAGGCCTTCGGCGACTAACCGGGCGCAGGCGGCCGACCCACGCGTCTCGACGCTCAGGTCGACGTCCACCTCCTCCCGGAACCGAACGTCGAGCGCGCGCTGGAGACTCCCGGCCGCGAGCACGGACACGGAGTCGTCGTCGCGGCCCGCACAGCCGGCTGCCAGAGTCCCGGCGACGGCCGCGCCACCGGCCAGTGCACGGCGCCTGCTCACTCGATGCGAGTGATCCGTCACTGCCTGCACCGTTCGTTCGCTGCGTATCTGTCTCTTTCTGTTCGGAGTATCGGCCACGACGACGGTGGTTACCCTCCGTGTCGGATTCCGAGACGAGATACAGTGTGTCAAAGTTGAAGTTACACGGTGTGAACTCTGTCCCGTGAGCTACCTCACCGACCCCGACGAGTTCTTCGCACAGCGCGCAGACGACCCAGACTGGCTCCTGCCGGTCCTGCTCGTGTTCTCCGCCGGGTTCCTGCCGGCCATCGGCTCCTGGTACGCCATCCAACAGATCTTCTCTGGGGGTGGGGTGGGAATAATCGTGGCCGTGTTCGGCTCGGCGGGGGCGCTCGTCGGCGTGTTCCTGCTGTGGATCGTCGGTGCGGCGGTGTTCCACGGCGTGTCGGCGGTCTTCGACGGCGAGGGGTCGTTCTGGCGGACGCTGTGGCTCTCCGGGTGGGGGTACGTCCCGTCCGTGATCGCCGGCGGCGCGACCATGGTGGCGCTCCTGCTGGCCGCGTCGACGCTCCCGCCTGCCACGACCGGCCAGGAGTTCGTCCAGGTCAACATGCAGCTCCAGACGCACCAGTACGTCCAGTGGGCGTCGTACTTCGGGCTCGTCATGTCCGTCTGGCAGGGTGTGATCTGGGCGTTCGCCGTCCGACACGCTCGCGGGCTGGAGCTGCGCGAGGGCGCAATCGCCGTCGCCCCGTTCGTCCTCGCCAACCTCGGGTTGACGCTGCGGGGGCTCCTGTAGCGGTCAGGCGGCTCAGCCCCCATCCGGCGGCGGGGTCGCGCCGGCGTGCTCACACGCCCGGCTGCCGGCTTCGACCCCGCGGCGGACGGCCGCCCGAAGCGTCGGCGCCCTGCCGATCGCCGCCGCGAACGTGCCGGCGAGAGCGTCGCCCGCGCCGGTCGTGTCGACGACCGGCACCGTCGGCGCCGCGACTCGGAACACCGGGGTGTCGAGGCCGCCGACGAACGCCGTCGCTCCGCCGGCGCCGTCCGTCCGGACGACCGTCGCCCCCCGTTCGGCGGCGGCCGTCAGCGGGGCACGCAGTCGGTCGAACTCCGTCTCGTTCGGGACGAACACGTCGACGGCGGGGTGTTCGACCAACGGCTCGGCGCCCGCCGCCGGCGACGGATCGACGACCACGGTCGGCCCGTCGGCCGGGAGCGCGTCCAACAACGCGGTCGTCGCCTCGACGGGCACCTCGTTCTGGAGGAGGACGGCGTCGGCTCGTCGGAAGCGGTCGATCCGTTCGACGGCGTCGTCGGCGTCCAATCGGTCGTTGGCCCCCGCGAGCACGGCGATCCGGTTCTCGCCGTCTGGCGCCACCCAGACGTACGCAGCGCCGGTCGCCTCACCCCGGACGGCCAGACGCGCCTCGACGCCCGCGGCCGCCAGGCGGTCGGCGAGCCAGTCGGGGGCGTCCGTGCCGACGGCACCACACAGCAGGGTGTCGGCGCCGGTCCGGGCGGCGGCGACCGCCTGGTTCGCTCCCTTCCCACCGAGGGCGGTGTCGTCCGTCCGGAACCCCGTCGGCGGCACGGAGACGACGCGCGTCTCCCCGGCCGCGGGGACGGCCGAGTCGTCGTCCAGTCGGGTGATCTCGTCCGCGTCGACGCGACACAGCCGGTCGACGTTGACGCTGCCGAAGACGGCGACGCGGCTCACGACTCCGGCGGGTCGGCGTAGTCGGCGGCGGCAGTGCGGAGCCGGTCCGGCAGCGCCGCCGGCTCCCCGTCCGCGCCGACGGTGACGAGGACGGTCTCCCCTTCGGCGACGGTCCGGCCGTCCCGGCGGACCTCGTAGGCGAACGTACAGCTCGTCTCCCCGGTCTCGGGGGTCCACACGAGGACGGTCACCGGATCCGTCCCGGCGAGCGGCGCGTGAAACTCCAGAGACAACGACGCGAGCACGGCGTCTGCCTCCGACAGCTCGACGCCGACGGCCTCGCGGAAGAAGTCGTTGCGGGCCGTCTCCAGGTAGCTGGCGTAGACGGCGTTGTTGACGTGGCCCATCGGGTCTAAGTCACGGTACCGCACCGCAACGGTCGTCTCGAACGGTGACACGAACCACCGTTGTGCGGGGGCGGTCTTGATGTCGGCGGTCCGTCGGCTCCCGACATTATAAGTCGACGTCGCCCCCACTGAGTCGTATGGACTACAGCCTCGTGATCGACGAGACGGAGACGACAGTCCCGGGCGGGACGGGTCTCCTCCTGTTGCACCCGAGCATCGGCGAGACGGACCGGATCGACACGGACTTCCTCCGGACGGACACCGACAACTTCCTCGTCGTCTCCACCCGGACCACTGCACGCGAGGTGGAACAGAAGCTCGAACACTACGAGGTAGACGAGTCGACCGCGGAGATTCTCGACACGATCTCGGTCGACAGGGGGTACTCCCGGCGGGGGAGCGACCACCTCCACTACGTCTCTGCGCCCGACGACTTGGACGGCGTCGTGAACAACGTCGACGCGTTCCTCGCGCGCCACGACGGCAAACGCCGGGTGAGCGTCGACTCCCTCACGGAGATGGCGTACTACGCCGACGTCGACAGCGTGTACGACGCCACCGACCGACTGCTAGACGTGCTCGCCGACCACGACGCAGTCGGCCTGTTCCACCTCTCGAAGGAGGTTCACGACGAGGCTACGCTCGACCGTTTCCGGGAGTTGTTCGACGGCGTGATCGACCTGGACGACGACGGCGACGCGACCGTGACGCTCTCCTGAGACGGGGTTCGCCGTCGCCCCGCGCGGTGACCGACAGACTCAGAAGACGACCGGCGCACCGTCTTCGACCCGGACTCCGACCCGTTCCCCGGTGTCGACACCGGTGTCACGCCCCTGGACGACCACCTGTAGGGTCGTCACACTCCCCTCTGGCTCGAGAACGTAGTTCGTCTGGTCACCCTGGAAGAACCGCTCGCGGACGGTCGCGGCACACACGCCGCCCTCACACAGGTGGAACTCCTCCGGACGGATGGAGACTGTCACTTCGTCGCCGTCGTCGGCGTCCGGGGCGGGCACGGTGAACCCGTCGTCGACCACCGCCACCGGCTCGCCGTCCCGGCGTTCGACCGTCGCCGAGAGCAGGTTCGTGTCTCCGATGAAGTCGGCGACGAACTCGCTCGCGGGACTGCGG belongs to Halobaculum sp. MBLA0143 and includes:
- a CDS encoding DUF5821 family protein, whose product is MSAEFVPDGPEGTLADLFAEADGTVYLTNATADDVEQLVASAGDYDGDLPEVRVLGVGEELRKVRRDFLVASRAADLIDAGSLALAEREPTDNTTVFATPDSVYVPVQVDTAAGTAITRAEEFVTDVYGWCERNWDAAESFDLRTPSLTTVRETMDTEFAPEARGDFDHVLDSAADARDTSELDEVMASLLVAAKHELLHYDVSKWGEDIGLASKATFSRKKGKLEEMGVITTEKVTLDMGRPRQRLVFTDDYRDQVDRNGLSNLVTNVVY
- a CDS encoding PfkB family carbohydrate kinase, with amino-acid sequence MSRVAVFGSVNVDRLCRVDADEITRLDDDSAVPAAGETRVVSVPPTGFRTDDTALGGKGANQAVAAARTGADTLLCGAVGTDAPDWLADRLAAAGVEARLAVRGEATGAAYVWVAPDGENRIAVLAGANDRLDADDAVERIDRFRRADAVLLQNEVPVEATTALLDALPADGPTVVVDPSPAAGAEPLVEHPAVDVFVPNETEFDRLRAPLTAAAERGATVVRTDGAGGATAFVGGLDTPVFRVAAPTVPVVDTTGAGDALAGTFAAAIGRAPTLRAAVRRGVEAGSRACEHAGATPPPDGG
- a CDS encoding substrate-binding domain-containing protein: MSRRRALAGGAAVAGTLAAGCAGRDDDSVSVLAAGSLQRALDVRFREEVDVDLSVETRGSAACARLVAEGLREPDLLVLADPVLFEGLADRYTAFAANSLVVAHADTPVGRRVGDAPVPLDPLFADEARLARTDPDADPLGYRTLFALALAAERWEREYPALLSPDQLVPETELLALVETGSVDAAVAYRNMAVDHGVSFRPLPPRVNLAVPRLADHYATQSYELPSGQVVRGKPITYGAALLGERPATGAVFEALVAGDWLGGSFRVPESLPVVREP
- a CDS encoding Yip1 family protein yields the protein MSYLTDPDEFFAQRADDPDWLLPVLLVFSAGFLPAIGSWYAIQQIFSGGGVGIIVAVFGSAGALVGVFLLWIVGAAVFHGVSAVFDGEGSFWRTLWLSGWGYVPSVIAGGATMVALLLAASTLPPATTGQEFVQVNMQLQTHQYVQWASYFGLVMSVWQGVIWAFAVRHARGLELREGAIAVAPFVLANLGLTLRGLL
- the trpA gene encoding tryptophan synthase subunit alpha, whose amino-acid sequence is MTSELDSAFGDGPAFVPYLAVGDPNYEDSLRYVEALAEGGADAIELGLPFSEPIAEGTTIQEAVVRSLDAGITPERFFEFVEELDVDVPLVCMTYYNLLYQYGETEDGEERPRPAVRRAVEAGLSGFVVPDLPAEEAGPLRRACDEFGLDLVSIVAPTTEDERLAKLVEISSGYLYVQARLGVTGADVEPSDRTAESLERLADYDVPKAVGFGISDGDQAAEIVEAGADGIIVGSALVEIVADGYERDRDPEAVAADLTALAEELTEGARRGYERRVPRPEGS
- a CDS encoding acyl-CoA thioesterase, whose product is MSPFETTVAVRYRDLDPMGHVNNAVYASYLETARNDFFREAVGVELSEADAVLASLSLEFHAPLAGTDPVTVLVWTPETGETSCTFAYEVRRDGRTVAEGETVLVTVGADGEPAALPDRLRTAAADYADPPES
- a CDS encoding indole-3-glycerol-phosphate synthase, encoding MNTSRDLAPAVASILAATADRDHGEGAGRVADARSLPEAVAATEADGRVPVVAEVKPTSPTTDGTREADPAALAEAMVAGGATGISVLTEPDHFGGSVDALRAVRSAVDVPVLRKDFLLRESQLDAVAADLVLLIARFLGPEPDAAGHGADDLATMVAAARDRGMEPLVEVHTPAELSAAVEAGASVIGVNNRDLAALEVDLGTFERVAPDAPEDVTLLAESGLSTATDAERMRAAGADALLIGSAVVDGVEAATDETAARELVTDNTRRFTTAEAETTDVTDTRGDR
- a CDS encoding DUF5783 family protein, with protein sequence MAEFDPEKFEEKYAHYFTELQRAYKNAFESMNDQYDSELIHGIDQQILNESEPFYDEETGFRVELPDDPTERLTAVVVDDEKLRETLDRYVDEIETHLYEVFDIQPPE
- the trpB gene encoding tryptophan synthase subunit beta — translated: MSDAEHTPTTQTDRTRAGDGKFGEYGGRYVPEALMPALRELEDAYERYVLNNEDGFRDEFRRRIRDFGGRPTPLQYAENLSERYDTDVYLKREDLLHGGAHKLNNALGQVLLAKYMGKDRIIAETGAGQHGTATAMAAAHLDMPCEIYMGERDITRQRPNVFRMKINGAEVVPVTTGRGTLKEAISETMRDWATTVETTHYVIGSIVGPHPFPVMVRDFHAIISEEARDQLQRETGRLPDGVLACAGGGSNTMGTFHHFVDDPGVNLYAVEAGGSSLAVDEEEGVAPNSASLSTGTEGVLHGARTKLLQDGDGQIVESHSVSSGLDYAGVGPELAHLVDEGRVTPVNVDDDAALEGFHRLSQREGIIPALETAHAFGYLEEHHDELGDLVVVNVSGRGDKDLAAALEETEQRDLENAPEMSEFTGGL
- the truA gene encoding tRNA pseudouridine(38-40) synthase TruA codes for the protein MRAYRVAYDGRPFHGFQRQPDVSTVADALLDALVELDLLAAGGDGPTRPTPPGYAAAGRTDAGVSALAQTVAFEAPDWLSPRALNAHLPESVRAWAVADAPDAFHATHDAVRRAYVYHLHAPAADPDRARTAAARLSGSHDFHNLTPDETGTRRDLDCRVESGRTLRVRVAADGFPRQLVRRLVAVVRAFAAGECDDDRLDRLLSATAVDGPEGVAPAPPAALLLARVDYPELSFTPNETAVADVRQLFRERRRRGLASAGVADSALDDLG